TAGGACGCTTAACTGTTTAATTGCTTTGCGGAAGTCATTTTTTTAACAAACTTGCCGCTTCCGAACAGGCCGCGGAGAAATTCTTGACATGATGTGCGTCGGCCTGCATTGAATTTGAAAATATAATTTTTCCGCACATCCCGGCATTTAACCGACGCCGGTTTTTTTAATTGTGTCTTTCCGCATAAGCGTCGCCTCCTTAAATAAAGTTTTATGTCTAACAAAAATATACGCGTGTTATTAAAGCAATAGTTGTGCCAAAGTTTCAAATAATTTAAAAAAATAAAATGTTATTTGTGCTATAATCTATATTTTGAGTGTGAAAATGTGAGAATATTATAAAAAATGATAATGAAACGGCAAATAAACAGAGTGTTATTGGTTATAAATTTATAAACATTTTTGATTTGCCCGTATTGAAAAAATCAGGATTTATGGATTTTATATCTAAAGATTGTAATATATATCAATGCAAAATTGCATTGAAAAAAATATTTATTATGTATTTATTCAGTAATTTAGGGAGAAAAATCAATAGTGCAATTTTATATCAATATGCAAAAATGCACTGATATGAACAAATGTATTTTATATGAGGATTAATATTTGGAGTTAATTTAACAAATAATATAAAACGTATGCTTCTGACGATTAAGGCGGCGTCTTATATATTTAAAGAACCGTCATTTTCGGCGGCGGGCGTGGTATTGTCTAAAATTGAGAGTTTCCGATAAACGCCATACGGGGAACATGTTCCGCCTTTTAATAAAAAGCATAGGCTGTGGGCTTTTCGGAAATGGAAACTGAAACCGTATGTAAGATTAAGCTGTTTGCCGGCAAGCCGCTTATAAATGCATTGAATATCAAAAAATATATATTATAAAAACTTGTATGAAACATCATAATCAAAAGCTTTATTACAGTCAAAAGGGGCTTGCCTATTATGGGGAAAAAGTTTTTTGCAGATAACATATACAGGAAACTTAAAAAGGTTATTAGATTGGATTTGTTTTAATCCGTACGGATATAAAATATATTTTTGGAGTTAGGGCATGATTTTTGATGAAGTACGGACAGGGCCGGGTATATCTTCACTTTATAAGGGAATATATGATTGGGAAAAGGGATCGCCGGCATAATAGTGGCTAAAAAGCATTTGCCTTGGAGTCGTCTATGTCTGTGCTCTCTCTCATTGCCATTAAGACGCTAATTTATATCCCGGCTCTTTGGCTATGCATAGAGAAATTTTTTTATTATTCAAGGCGTAAATATGCAGGTTTGCCGCAGGCAAGTGTACGAACCGTGTGTTAATCGCGGCGCGGAGCGTTACAAAAATGGTGGCTCAAGAGGTCGGTCAAGTATTTGCGGCGTTGAAGCCCGAAAAAAATTACTATGTGGATTATATATGCCATTGTAAATTAAACGTATTGCAAACATATAGAATATGGTTCATATTTAGTTTATACAGGTAGGGCGCGGGCGCCTTTGATATTCGAAAATAAAAAACGGAGCGCCTAAAACGCTCCGTTTTTATGTATCTATAATTATTTGCCGAAATACCTGTTGTAAAGGCCTTCAAATGCTTTGCCGTGACGAGCTTCGTCCCTTGCCATTTCATGCACTGTGTCATGGATAGCGTCAAGGTTAGCCGCTTTAGCGCGTTTTGCAAGGTCTACTTTGCCTGCTGTTGCGCCGTTTTCTGCCGCAATACGCAATTCAAGATTTTTCTTTGTAGAATCTGTGATAACTTCGCCGAGGAGTTCAGCAAATTTAGCCGCATGTTCCGCTTCTTCCCAAGCGGCTTTTTCATAATATAATCCGATTTCAGGATAGCCTTCTCTATGTGCAACGCGGCCCATTGCAAGGTACATGCCTACTTCGCAGCATTCGCCTTCAAAGTTAGCCCTGAGGTCTTTGATGATATCTTCGCTTACGCCGTTTGCAACGCCTACAACATGTTCTGCAGCCCATTCAAGAGAACCGGTCTGCTCTTTAAATTTATCGGCGCCAACGCCGCATACAGGACATTTTTCAGGAGCTGTGTCACCTTCATGTACATAACCGCAAACTGAACAAACAAATTTTTTCATATTAAAATCCTCCTTAAATAAAGTTGTATTTTTAAATTGTGTTAAATTATTATTAACTGATAATTATTATAATTTAGTTATCACAGAATGTCAATAGTTTTTTTAAAATTTTTCTGCAAAATATTCTATATTTTTTATACACCATAAGTTGAAAAATGTATTTAACATAATATAAAATATTTGTTAAATTATTGTGAATTTCCGGTATTCCTCCGTAAAAATGTATTAACCGAAGGCGGCTGTTAAACTGAAAAATTAATTTATAAATCCCGTATGTTAATGAAAGTTTTATATATATTAAATAAGGGCGGAGTTTTATATACATGCGCCTGTTTTCCTGATATGCTGAAGGAATGAAAGACTTATTGCAAGACGGCAGGCCAAAATGTTTTAAAAGTATTGACGCCTTTATCGGGACAAGTAAATTGTCAACTATGTATTGAAAAGGTCCTTGATATTTATTTAACATTAACAGTTCCCAAACTGCCGTTATTTAGTTATAATATGGTTATACGATTTTAAACTTGATGGTAAAAACGATTAGGCGAAAGGGGATTTAAATGAATAAATTTGAAACAGGCATGATATACAACGGTTTTAAACTTATCCAAATGGAAGAAGTTGAAGATATTAACAGCCGTTGCCATGTTTTTGAACATGAAAAAACGGGAGCAAAACTTTTTTATGCTCAAAATAACGATGAAAACAAAGTATTTTTTGTGGCTTTTAAAACTCCGCCTTCGGACAACTGCGGGACGGCCCATATTATGGAACATTCCGTTTTATGCGGTTCCGAAAAATATCCGGCTAAGGATCCGTTCAATACGCTTGTTAAGGGTTCGTTAAATACTTATCTTAACGCCCTCACATATTCCGACAAAACAATGTATCCTGTGGCAAGCTGCAATCACGAGGACTTTAAAAACCTTATGGACGTATATCTTGACGCCGTTTTTAATCCGCGCGCCGTCAGGGACAGAAAGATATTTATGCAGGAAGGCTGGCATTTCGAACTTGAAAATAAAGACGCGCCGCTTAAATTAAACGGCGTTGTATATAATGAAATGAAAGGGGCTTTTTCGGGGCCGGACAGGCTCTTAGGAGAAACTATAAATAAAACGCTTTTTAAAGATTCCATATATAAATATGAAAGCGGTGGAAATCCCGAAAATATACCGGATCTGACATATGAGAATTTCGTCGGCTTTTATAATGAGTATTATCACCCTTCAAACAGCTTTTTTTATCTTTACGGCGATATGGACGTTGAGTATGCCCTTGAACGCATAAACAGCGGTTATCTTGAAAAATATGACAGGAAGGAAATTAAAAACGATATAGCCGACGAGCCCGCGCATACCCACTGCGGGTTCGCTTCGGATACGTTTTCCGTTCCCAAAGGGACAAAAACAGGCAAGGAAAGCATGATTTCGTTTAATTTTGTAGTGGGAAAATCTACAGATACGCTTTTGTCTTTAAGCATGGACGTTTTAAGCTATGTGCTTCTTGAAACAAGCGCGTCGCCTGTTAAAAAAGCCGTTATAGATAAAGGAATAGCACAGAGCGTGGAAGGATGGTTCGACAACACCACAAAGCAGATGGTGTTCAGTATCGTTGCAAAAAATACGTCGTGCCGTAAAATCGGAAGCTTTAAGGACACCGTGCTTAATTCGCTTAAAGACATATTAAAGACAGGGCTTGATCCTAAACTTGTGGAATCCGCCATAAATTATTACGAGTTTCTTTTGAGGGAGGCCGATTACGGATACAGGCCGAAAGGCCTTGCCTACGGCATGGATATGATGAAAGGATGGCTCCATGGACAAAACCCGGTTGAAGCCGTTAAAATATGGAAATATTTTGATATTATGCGCGAAAGGGCAAAGGACGGGTATTTTGAAAATATAATCAAGGAAAATATTTTAATGAGCCCTATACATTCCATAGCCGCGGTTGCCGCGGAAGAAGGGAAAGAAGAAAGGCTTGAAGCGGAGCTTCAAAAACGCCTTGACGAGTATAAAAAATCGCTTTCGGACAGCGAGGTTGAAAGTATTGTAAGGGAAACAAAAGAGCTTATCGAATACCAAAGCGCCCAGGACAGTCAGGAAATACTCGATACTATACCCATGCTTAAAAAGGATGATATTAAAAAGGAAGCTTCTTTTGACCGGGTTGTCGGGGAAGAAATAAGGGGAGTAAAATCTCTTTTTATACCGCTTGATACGAACGGGATTATATACGGGAAAATCATGTTTACGCTTAACAAAGTGCCGAGGGAGCTTGTGCCGTATGCCGGGCTTTTGTCAAGGGTTTTGGGCAGGATTGATACGGTGAGGTACGATTATGAAACGCTCCCTACGGAAATAAATATGTATACGGGCGGTATCGCCGGAAGGCTTTCCGTATATAAAAATAAGGACGGATTTAAACCGGTGATGTCGCTTAACGGCAAGGCCCTTGCAAGAAACGGCAAAAAAATGTTTGAAATAATGGAAGAAATAATATTCGGCAGCCTTTACAGCAGCGTTGACAACCTGACGAAAATAATACTGGACTTAAAGGCGGAGTATGAAAGAAGATATGACAATAACGGCCATGCGGCCGCCGTTTCAAGATGCGAGGCGCTTTTGAGCGCCGCAGGCGAGTATGAGGATTTGGCCAAGGGAATAGCTTTCAGCGACTTTTTGCAGCTCGCGGCCGAAAATCCAAAAGAAACGGCGCAAAACCTCAAAAAGACAGCCGACCTTATATTTACAAGGGATAACCTGATTGTTGCCGCGTGCTCCGACGATAAAAACGCAGGATTTGTTTCAAGGAGCGCGGAAGGGCTTGTGCAAAGCTTTGCAAACGGGAAAAATCCCGACGCGGAATTTGTTTTCGGCGGGAAAATTTTGTCGGAAGCTATAGAAACGGGCAGCAAGATAGTGTATAATGCCATGTGCGGGAATTTTGCCAAGGCCGGCTACAGCTACAGCGGCAAGATGTCCGTTATTAAAAATATTATAAATACTGAATTTTTGTGGAATGAAGTGCGCGTTAAAGGCGGCGCATACGGATGCGGCGCGGGCTTTGACAGATACGGCGGAGTTTATGCATATTCATACCGCGATCCGAATGTGGCTTCCACATACAAGAATTTTAGGGATATAGGCAGTTTCCTTAAAAACGTTTCCCTTTCGGAAAAAGACATTGTGCGCTATACATTAGGCGCGGTAAACGTTGCCGACAGGCCGAAAAGCAATGCGGATCGTTTTGAAACGGCTTTATCAAGGTATATAAACGGATATTCTAAAGAGGACGTGCAGAAAGAACGCGACGAGCTTTTAAGCGTTTGCGCAAACGACGTTAAAGTATTCGGCGAGATTTTCGATAAATCTATGGAAAACAATGCGGTATGCACATTCGGTTCGGAAACAAAAATCAGGGAGAATTCTCAGATGTTTGAAGAAATAAGAAAACTTTACAAAAGGTGAGAAACGTGAGCAGGAAATCTGTTTCTTATATGGGCATACCTATAGAATACACTTTGACGAGGAAACCGGTTAAAAATATTAATATAAGGATTAACGAGCACGGGGAAATAATGGTTTCGGCCGGCAGGAGAGTGCCGAGCGGATATATAAACGATTTTGTCGAAAGCCGCGCCGAATGGATCATAAGAAACCTGGCCGCCATTGAAAGGTATAATGAAACAAAACCCGACAGCGGCGTATACACAGGAAAAAAAGTATACTTCCTGGGGCAGCTTTGCGTTATTGACGTTGAGGAAGGCGAAGGCGAAAGGGTTTTAATTGACGGAAATGTTATTAGTATATATACAAAAAAGGCGGACGACCATGAGGCTGTGAAAAAAATGTATCTTAAATGGCTTTATACGGAAGCTGAAAAGGTTTTTAGCCTTCGCATGGAGGAGATTTATTCGATTATAAGCGGCGAGGGCGTACCGAGGGCGGCATTGGACATACGAAATATGAAATCCGTTTGGGGGACATGCAACATTGAAAAATGTAAAATAACATTAAACCTACAGCTTATAAAGGCGGACGTTAAGTGTATCGATCAGGTTATACTGCACGAATATATGCATTTTAAGGTTCGGAACCACGGCGCCGATTTTTATAAACTGATTGACAAATATATGTCAGACTGGCGCGAATATAAAAAGGATCTGGAGGAAAAATATAAGGACGGTATTTAAATATCCGCTCTGCCGTTAAAGGAACAGCGGGCCGATAAAGTGCGCGTTGAGGGCATGCGTAACGTAAGGAGAAGGCGATTGTTTTGCGGCGTAAAGATACGATTTGCAAAACATACGCCCCATGATGTTTAATATGCGGAAAGCGGCGTATGCGCGTTGGGCCCGGTTTAACCGGTTCTGTGGCATACGGTAATTTAACCAGTATTATATACGGATTTTTGATTAAAATAATATTGACGAATTCATAAAACCGGGGGACTGTAAAACCTCCGGTTTCTGTTTATTTGGATTTAAGCGTTTCAAAACGGCAGTTTGCAAAGACGGCGCATTAAATTCAGGCGGAGCCACAGGCGCAGATTTAAAACGGGAAATGGTTTCAATTAAGTTGGCTTGATATAAGGGCGGCGAAACTCGGACTAAACAGGATTGCCTTCGTTTCTGCCGCCGGGATTTAGACAATATGCCGCGGGAATATCAGATTTACAGAATACGGGAATTTTAATTGTAAAATATGGTCAGGCCTTCAGATAGCCTCACAGTATAAATATTTGGTATTTTTGAATAAAAACAATAATGGCCTGACAGGTTAGGCCGTTTATTTTTTAGAAATTTTTACTGTTTTTTGTATGTTAATAAAATATCAAATAGATTTACGCCGCCTTTGCAAGCCGCTTAAAACCGCTGATTTGTGCTATTTTTCTATTGACGTTTGAATTGACGTCTGTTAGTATAAACTATGGATTGTGGACGAATTGTGTTCGTATATACAAACGTAGTTTTATATTATTATGAATATGCATTTGCTGTGAACAGCAGAAAGGGTGGTTAATATGAAATTAATGCACACAAAGTTACCTGAATTTTTGAAAAAAATGAAGGTTGCCGCTAATGAAAGCGAGCATCCTATGGAAATTAATATCAGGGGGCTTGAAAACCTTACCTCCGCTAAAATGCAGTCGTTAAGGACAGGAAGGATTGAACATGCAGTAAGGGAAATGACTTTCAGGGAAGGCGTTGAAAGCATCGATTTTGTCGTTATACCGCGTGTGCCGGAAACAATGCACACCGTAATTATAAAGGGTATGGACAAAGACGGAAATGTAAAAAGCGCAATACTTGAAGTTTTAAATATACTCCAGCCGACGGAAGAAGCGGAACTTATGGGCTGCGACGACGTTGAGGACAGAAGGCCGGGCATCGGCAGGCATTAAATTATAAATACAGTCTGAGGGCGGCGGGGCGCAATGTCTTTTTTGTGCCCGTCACGATTAAATGTACGGGCCGTAAGAAGAAACGGCGCCGGCATAAATCTTACTGTTTCTACATTTTAGGAGGAGATATAAATGGCAAAATTAACATATAAAATGATACCCGAAGGAATGCTTAAGGGAAAATATATACCCTTAAATATTGCTTTTATCGATTACAGGGAAGTTAAAGCCTGCGGCGTTACGCCGAAAGAAGCTTTTGAGGCCGTTGCAAAAACGGTTGACGGACCTATAGGAATGAATATTTTTGATCCTGACGTTGTGACTACCACAAGCGACGGCGTTATGGTTGACGGCACCACTGTATTTATGGCAGCGGCGGACAGGGGAAAAATGAACAAGGACTTCGGATACCTTGAAATGGCTGAAATGCCATATTCGGAACAGCTTATTAAAGAAGAACCGCACCTTATCCAGTGGGATGCAAATTTTAAAGGCAAAAGGTTATTCAGGGGACCCGATCCCGCAACAAAGATTATACCCGTTCATAACGTATGTATTTCAGGGCGCGCAAGCAACAATAACTCCGCAACGGAAATGATGAATATCGTTACAATGGAAGAAATTCTCCTTCCTATACTCGGCCAGCAGCAGATCATTGAAAACGGCAAAGTAGTTCTCGGCATGACGGGAGGCGTTATGTCCGTAGGGATTGGAATGATTATGCCTGAAAAATACGGACGCGTTTTCCCGACGAGGCAGTTCCCGGCAGGCGAAACGGCTCACGGAAGCGGTATTTACGCCCAAACGCTTAAAGCGCATATCCCATGTATCGTAGCCGACAAATCCGTGCTTGCAAAATATATAATTAAAGCCCTTCAGGCAGGCTGCATACCGGGCAGGACCGTAGGAGCTTCGCCGGCGGTTTTGGGCGTTGCAAGGGCTATGGGAATTTCGCCTGATTACGACAACATAACGGAAAGGGCTTATGAAGAACTCGCAAGCATAGGATGCACGAAAGAATGGATGACCGAAAAAGTAGATATACTTACTCCGGAAGAAATAATTGCAAGAGCGGACGAAATTATACCCGGTATCGACGATGCGACTAAATATGACGTAAGCGACCTTGTACAGGTTGTTACTGTTGAAATTTAATTTTTGGAGATTAAAAATGGATGACAATAAAGTGATTGTCCAAGTGGACAAAACTGTTATTAAAATCACCGGCCTTGAAATTAAAGGGCTTAATATTCAGGAACTTGAAAAAATATTAAAAGACAGGCTCAAAAGCGTTGTGCGTGTAATCGGCGTTACGGGAAGCTCGGTTGAAATGGATATTTACGGCGTTGAGGAAGCGGATATACTCAAAGACGGCGACGGCATTATCAAAGCCGTAGCGATAGCCGAAGGCATTACCATTACGGATGTGACAAAAATGATGTCCGTTGAAAAAATAAAAACGGTAAGCGCCGACAGCCTGCCGGAATACCATGAGGGCATGTGCATGAAAGAGCGGTGGCTCGATGTTTAAAAACGCGTTTATTATACCGACCGGCGACGAGCTTAAGGCCGGAATTGTGCTCGATACCGACAGCCCTATGATTATGCAGGAGCTTTTGTCCTTAAACGGTGGGGCGAGAGTTACACGCCTTGCGCCTGTCGAGGACATTGAAACCGCCATAAGCGAAACGGTTTTGGAAATGCACAAAAGCGGAGCGGATTTAATAGTGCTCATAGGCGGAAGCGGCGGCGGGCACCGTTACAGTACAACCCTCGGCAGGGATTTTACACATTCATCCCTCGAAAATATACTTGAAAACAGCATAAGCCGTGAAATGTACGGAAAAAACGGGCATATGTGGAGCAAACTTGTAATCGGAAACATAGGCGGAACGCTTGTTTTTAATGTTCCGGGGCCGTACGACGAGGCAAAGGCCGCCGTATCGGCTTTTAAAAAGGCGTATGCGGAAAACGAAACGGATTTTGACGCTGTGAATAAACGTATGATGGAAGCCGTAAAGGCAAAATACGGTTTTGAATAAATATGGCTTAAAAAGGCTTAAAATTTCATAGGCAGGTCGAGTTATTTATGGTTCAGGGCATTTGCGGCAGCGCAGAGGGTTAGGATACGGCTTTACTGTTTTAAGCACCCAAACCGTGAAAACGGCCTGACGTTTTAAATCCGATGTTATAAACTGCTTTTTATCAGTGCGCATCGTATACGGAGCGGCCTGCACGGCCGCAATTGTTTGTTCTGTTTACGGCGGTAAGGTTTTTATTTCTTTACAGGCGGATATTATTCGGAGGTGTTATTATATGGGTTATTTGGCTGAAAATGCCGTTTATCCTAAAATGTACAGGGTTAAACAGCGTTTGAAAGACGAAAAACTTAAAGATATTCCGGCAGAAGTAAAAAAACAGCTTGACGGCATAGGGCTCAGGGAGGTTTTAAAGCCGGGTATGGAAATCGGTGTCTGCAGTGGCAGCCGCGGCGTAAATAATATTGCCGTTATAGTTAAGGCGGCGGTTGATTATGTAAAAGAGTGCGGCGCGACGCCGTTTATTATACCTGCAATGGGAAGCCACGGCGGCGCGACGGCCGAAGGGCAGAAACATGTGCTTGAAAAATTCGGCGTAAGCGAGGAGGCCATGGGCTGCGAAATACGTTCGTCCAT
The DNA window shown above is from Anaerotignum faecicola and carries:
- a CDS encoding NADH peroxidase; translation: MKKFVCSVCGYVHEGDTAPEKCPVCGVGADKFKEQTGSLEWAAEHVVGVANGVSEDIIKDLRANFEGECCEVGMYLAMGRVAHREGYPEIGLYYEKAAWEEAEHAAKFAELLGEVITDSTKKNLELRIAAENGATAGKVDLAKRAKAANLDAIHDTVHEMARDEARHGKAFEGLYNRYFGK
- a CDS encoding insulinase family protein, with the translated sequence MNKFETGMIYNGFKLIQMEEVEDINSRCHVFEHEKTGAKLFYAQNNDENKVFFVAFKTPPSDNCGTAHIMEHSVLCGSEKYPAKDPFNTLVKGSLNTYLNALTYSDKTMYPVASCNHEDFKNLMDVYLDAVFNPRAVRDRKIFMQEGWHFELENKDAPLKLNGVVYNEMKGAFSGPDRLLGETINKTLFKDSIYKYESGGNPENIPDLTYENFVGFYNEYYHPSNSFFYLYGDMDVEYALERINSGYLEKYDRKEIKNDIADEPAHTHCGFASDTFSVPKGTKTGKESMISFNFVVGKSTDTLLSLSMDVLSYVLLETSASPVKKAVIDKGIAQSVEGWFDNTTKQMVFSIVAKNTSCRKIGSFKDTVLNSLKDILKTGLDPKLVESAINYYEFLLREADYGYRPKGLAYGMDMMKGWLHGQNPVEAVKIWKYFDIMRERAKDGYFENIIKENILMSPIHSIAAVAAEEGKEERLEAELQKRLDEYKKSLSDSEVESIVRETKELIEYQSAQDSQEILDTIPMLKKDDIKKEASFDRVVGEEIRGVKSLFIPLDTNGIIYGKIMFTLNKVPRELVPYAGLLSRVLGRIDTVRYDYETLPTEINMYTGGIAGRLSVYKNKDGFKPVMSLNGKALARNGKKMFEIMEEIIFGSLYSSVDNLTKIILDLKAEYERRYDNNGHAAAVSRCEALLSAAGEYEDLAKGIAFSDFLQLAAENPKETAQNLKKTADLIFTRDNLIVAACSDDKNAGFVSRSAEGLVQSFANGKNPDAEFVFGGKILSEAIETGSKIVYNAMCGNFAKAGYSYSGKMSVIKNIINTEFLWNEVRVKGGAYGCGAGFDRYGGVYAYSYRDPNVASTYKNFRDIGSFLKNVSLSEKDIVRYTLGAVNVADRPKSNADRFETALSRYINGYSKEDVQKERDELLSVCANDVKVFGEIFDKSMENNAVCTFGSETKIRENSQMFEEIRKLYKR
- a CDS encoding M48 family metallopeptidase — translated: MSRKSVSYMGIPIEYTLTRKPVKNINIRINEHGEIMVSAGRRVPSGYINDFVESRAEWIIRNLAAIERYNETKPDSGVYTGKKVYFLGQLCVIDVEEGEGERVLIDGNVISIYTKKADDHEAVKKMYLKWLYTEAEKVFSLRMEEIYSIISGEGVPRAALDIRNMKSVWGTCNIEKCKITLNLQLIKADVKCIDQVILHEYMHFKVRNHGADFYKLIDKYMSDWREYKKDLEEKYKDGI
- a CDS encoding molybdopterin-binding protein → MFKNAFIIPTGDELKAGIVLDTDSPMIMQELLSLNGGARVTRLAPVEDIETAISETVLEMHKSGADLIVLIGGSGGGHRYSTTLGRDFTHSSLENILENSISREMYGKNGHMWSKLVIGNIGGTLVFNVPGPYDEAKAAVSAFKKAYAENETDFDAVNKRMMEAVKAKYGFE